A portion of the Babylonia areolata isolate BAREFJ2019XMU chromosome 16, ASM4173473v1, whole genome shotgun sequence genome contains these proteins:
- the LOC143291308 gene encoding uncharacterized protein LOC143291308 isoform X1: MFAAVVEKVGWLYGLAVGELTWGTVCVYGAILFFSWVFSRLVISPQLSPLKKIPGAAESWYHLLFGHIPEILRREPIDPFIDWVTELKTGIVRYRSVFGRYRVMVADADAFKDVLVTNTKHYPRPSFIYRVFEMIAGKTSLLSTEGAHHTAQRRLCSPAFKMGYLEGLLPVFQKKAEQLCAMWGRAIDTDSQSEGTAQVDVHSTSSNLTLDVLNQSGLGYHSNALEDPADKMHQALRNILQRGRAGLLRVVIPSVYSRLPTEGNRKFAAGLGFINSLIKKIVGEKEKAMEESEERSGRDLLETLLLATDGETGDRLSDVELRDHVMTFMIAGHETSASSLCWILLTLATRPDVQAKARQEVMSHLPPSGQPITLKDLDQMPYVNCVVKEVMRLYPPVPTVMRIARRDMMMCGYQIPQGTVITLSIGALHRNPAYWENPDEFHPERFLDESSVPFYAYQPFISGPHMCLGYRFAMLELRLFVAVLLSKFEFSPLPGVTYRKTQTFTLRPTPELWLTLKYAV; this comes from the exons ATGTTTGCTGCTGTGGTGGAAAAAGTTGGCTGGCTTTATGGGTTGGCCGTTGGAGAGCTGACGTGGGGGACCGTGTGTGTCTACGGAGCCATCTTGTTTTTCTCCTGGGTCTTCAGCAGACTGGTTATCTCCCCCCAGCTCTCTCCTCTGAAAAAG ATTCCAGGAGCTGCAGAGTCCTGGTATCATCTTCTGTTCGGCCACATCCCAGAGATCTTGAGGAGAGAGCCCATTGACCCTTTTATAGA CTGGGTTACAGAGCTGAAGACAGGGATTGTGCGGTACCGCTCAGTCTTTGGACGTTACCGTGTGATGGTTGCCGATGCCGACGCTTTCAAAGACGTCCTGGTGACCAACACCAAGCATTACCCCCGCCCTTCTTTCATCTACAG AGTGTTTGAGATGATCGCCGGCAAAACCAGTCTGTTGTCTACGGAAGGTGCCCACCACACAGCGCAGCGTCGACTGTGCAGCCCTGCCTTCAAGATGGGCTACCTGGAAG GTCTGCTGCCGGTGTTCCAGAAGAAAGCGGAACAGCTGTGTGCCATGTGGGGCAGGGCCATAGACACGGACAGCCAGTCCGAGGGAACTGCCCAAGTGGACGTGCACTCCACCTCCAGTAACCTG ACGCTGGACGTGCTGAACCAGTCGGGCCTGGGTTACCATAGCAACGCCCTGGAGGACCCGGCGGACAAGATGCACCAGGCCTTGAGGAACATCCTGCAGAGGGGTCGCGCCGG ccTATTGAGAGTGGTCATCCCCAGCGTGTACAGCAGACTGCCCACGGAGGGAAACAGAAAGTTTGCTGCCGGTCTGGGGTTTATCAACTCCCTCATCAAGAAAATCGTTGGTGAAAAGGAGAAGGCCATGGAGGAATCAG AAGAAAGGTCAGGCAGGGATCTCCTGGAGACGTTGCTATTGGCAACGGACGGAGAGACGGGGGATCGTCTGTCTGACGTGGAGCTGAGGGACCATGTCATGACCTTCATGATCGCAGGTCACGAG ACGTCGGCTTCCTCCCTGTGCTGGATACTGCTGACGCTGGCCACGCGGCCGGACGTCCAGGCCAAGGCCAGACAGGAAGTGATGTCACACCTGCCTCCGTCTGGACAGCCAATCACCTTGAAAGACCTGGACCAGATGCCGTATGTCAACTGTGTGGTGAAGGAAGTGATGAG GCTGTACCCCCCGGTGCCCACGGTGATGCGGATTGCACGGAGAGACATGATGATGTGTGGCTACCAGATCCCGCAGGGCACGGTGATCACCCTGTCCATTGGAGCCCTGCACAG AAACCCAGCGTACTGGGAGAACCCAGATGAGTTTCATCCGGAGCGGTTCCTGGATGAATCGTCGGTGCCGTTCTACGCCTACCAGCCTTTCATCAGCGGTCCCCACATGTGTCTGGGCTACAG GTTCGCCATGCTGGAGCTACGTCTCTTTGTGGCTGTACTGCTGAGCAAGTTTGAGTTCTCCCCCTTGCCAGGCGTCACTTACCGCAAGACACAGACCTTCACCCTGAGACCCACCCCCGAGCTGTGGCTGACCCTGAAATACGCTGTGTGA
- the LOC143291308 gene encoding uncharacterized protein LOC143291308 isoform X2 translates to MFAAVVEKVGWLYGLAVGELTWGTVCVYGAILFFSWVFSRLVISPQLSPLKKIPGAAESWYHLLFGHIPEILRREPIDPFIDWVTELKTGIVRYRSVFGRYRVMVADADAFKDVLVTNTKHYPRPSFIYRVFEMIAGKTSLLSTEGAHHTAQRRLCSPAFKMGYLEGLLPVFQKKAEQLCAMWGRAIDTDSQSEGTAQVDVHSTSSNLTLDVLNQSGLGYHSNALEDPADKMHQALRNILQRGRAGLLRVVIPSVYSRLPTEGNRKFAAGLGFINSLIKKIVGEKEKAMEESERSGRDLLETLLLATDGETGDRLSDVELRDHVMTFMIAGHETSASSLCWILLTLATRPDVQAKARQEVMSHLPPSGQPITLKDLDQMPYVNCVVKEVMRLYPPVPTVMRIARRDMMMCGYQIPQGTVITLSIGALHRNPAYWENPDEFHPERFLDESSVPFYAYQPFISGPHMCLGYRFAMLELRLFVAVLLSKFEFSPLPGVTYRKTQTFTLRPTPELWLTLKYAV, encoded by the exons ATGTTTGCTGCTGTGGTGGAAAAAGTTGGCTGGCTTTATGGGTTGGCCGTTGGAGAGCTGACGTGGGGGACCGTGTGTGTCTACGGAGCCATCTTGTTTTTCTCCTGGGTCTTCAGCAGACTGGTTATCTCCCCCCAGCTCTCTCCTCTGAAAAAG ATTCCAGGAGCTGCAGAGTCCTGGTATCATCTTCTGTTCGGCCACATCCCAGAGATCTTGAGGAGAGAGCCCATTGACCCTTTTATAGA CTGGGTTACAGAGCTGAAGACAGGGATTGTGCGGTACCGCTCAGTCTTTGGACGTTACCGTGTGATGGTTGCCGATGCCGACGCTTTCAAAGACGTCCTGGTGACCAACACCAAGCATTACCCCCGCCCTTCTTTCATCTACAG AGTGTTTGAGATGATCGCCGGCAAAACCAGTCTGTTGTCTACGGAAGGTGCCCACCACACAGCGCAGCGTCGACTGTGCAGCCCTGCCTTCAAGATGGGCTACCTGGAAG GTCTGCTGCCGGTGTTCCAGAAGAAAGCGGAACAGCTGTGTGCCATGTGGGGCAGGGCCATAGACACGGACAGCCAGTCCGAGGGAACTGCCCAAGTGGACGTGCACTCCACCTCCAGTAACCTG ACGCTGGACGTGCTGAACCAGTCGGGCCTGGGTTACCATAGCAACGCCCTGGAGGACCCGGCGGACAAGATGCACCAGGCCTTGAGGAACATCCTGCAGAGGGGTCGCGCCGG ccTATTGAGAGTGGTCATCCCCAGCGTGTACAGCAGACTGCCCACGGAGGGAAACAGAAAGTTTGCTGCCGGTCTGGGGTTTATCAACTCCCTCATCAAGAAAATCGTTGGTGAAAAGGAGAAGGCCATGGAGGAATCAG AAAGGTCAGGCAGGGATCTCCTGGAGACGTTGCTATTGGCAACGGACGGAGAGACGGGGGATCGTCTGTCTGACGTGGAGCTGAGGGACCATGTCATGACCTTCATGATCGCAGGTCACGAG ACGTCGGCTTCCTCCCTGTGCTGGATACTGCTGACGCTGGCCACGCGGCCGGACGTCCAGGCCAAGGCCAGACAGGAAGTGATGTCACACCTGCCTCCGTCTGGACAGCCAATCACCTTGAAAGACCTGGACCAGATGCCGTATGTCAACTGTGTGGTGAAGGAAGTGATGAG GCTGTACCCCCCGGTGCCCACGGTGATGCGGATTGCACGGAGAGACATGATGATGTGTGGCTACCAGATCCCGCAGGGCACGGTGATCACCCTGTCCATTGGAGCCCTGCACAG AAACCCAGCGTACTGGGAGAACCCAGATGAGTTTCATCCGGAGCGGTTCCTGGATGAATCGTCGGTGCCGTTCTACGCCTACCAGCCTTTCATCAGCGGTCCCCACATGTGTCTGGGCTACAG GTTCGCCATGCTGGAGCTACGTCTCTTTGTGGCTGTACTGCTGAGCAAGTTTGAGTTCTCCCCCTTGCCAGGCGTCACTTACCGCAAGACACAGACCTTCACCCTGAGACCCACCCCCGAGCTGTGGCTGACCCTGAAATACGCTGTGTGA